Below is a genomic region from Rosa chinensis cultivar Old Blush chromosome 5, RchiOBHm-V2, whole genome shotgun sequence.
atatgtgtttgttttagttttagtgttttttaggagtttgttatgagtttgttaggtctccttaatttaagggataggttcctaaattttagggaaagtagttagagttagttttgacttaggatttaatgtttgacttggtcaataatttgttttcttagtaattaagtaatcctaattagtatataactagtaatccttgttgtatatggattcccaatgtgatatggacttgtaaattgtgtataaataggagtaggatttctaaaccttttctaacttgttttctctcttattttcgtccatgcctatatatatacttgtatatttttgttattctcTCATTCCTTGCTCTCTAAATTCGTGTGAATGTATGTATGCTCTCTAattctttgttgtttcttttgttgttcgaaatttatgcatgtttgtacttgtaaatttgtaattttcgtagaaTTGTATATtctattctttaatttgtttctcacatgttagcaccctcaatccccggtttgttCGATACCCTATTTGCTCTATAATAATGAtgatatttttcagggtttaaattggcgatgctttgcacgtatcaatttttggcgccgttgccggggattgaaaagtcttcatgtgatgaaaaaaaaaaaacgccactaaggtatgattttggtaagggattttgaactattatggaataggtgaagtctcgtttgttgatactagccttaaccccttatttagcacctgattcaggtcttttaaggttgagggcagcttttattaacacttgaaaaatgtcttgcacttagaccttttcttatctaagtaagtatagcctatgtgaaatggtgactaggaaggggacaacgtccatgatgggttttgaatccagaagtgcaatcaaacgagccaaaaccactatgtgggagtagcttgtgccaaaatggtttctacctctcgtgttcgtcctcccccgcactggccatttcagtaaggttgcccaaaggatttgagaagaaatatgtgtagaggcaaggacttgggccgcacgtccaaaacaatggttcattatgtcttattgaagtcatacacttagacaatttttgaaagaattggttttggtaagaAGGATGTgagtcataacggaataggtgagagttcttttattaatacttgTCAAGCAACTCCTTTTATCTCTGCGGCGCACCTTAGTAacacagggtgtctaggttgattggatacgagaagtgcttacaagagggccaaaaccactatgtgggagtagctccgccaaaatcgttcctctactacctggctctgtgccaaaagagttaccaaaagataaagggggggagacttgtattaacattagaatctctgggccgcacgtccaaaccTTGACTTGCAAAACTCTTATTGAAATTGATTAATTCGAAAGTTGTAgaagattgtaactaaccactatAATTTTCGTTGACCATGTGTATACTTGTATATATGTGACGTTTTAATGTGTGTACCTTGGTCCACGTCATGTTTATACCTTACTAACATTATTCTTTTGTTCTACTACAGATCAATGAATGTCTGGATCGTCTGAACCACCCAAGTACACCAAAACGCCCCTCCACGTCATTCAAGCACGAATTGAAAAGCTTAAGAAAAACTCGGATCTCTTTGACATCCAAGTTACCACTCCACTTCAATTTCGTGAGCTTCAATTAGATAGTGAAGGGAATAGAGTAGAGGgaggatcagaagcttctgacactTCAGTTGTTCCATCACCTCACCAAACGCCACCTCAATCACCTCGTGCACTCTTAGTCattcaaccaccaccaccaccaatggctctcaccatcAGGCAACTCTCTACATCTGTGATCCCACCTGGTGGCGTTCCAACTTGTATAACCTACCCTGCTGCAGCTGAGGGGGTAACAGCTGATTTTGAATTGAAGTCTGGGctacttcatcgtcttcctacattccatggactctctatggaagatcccaacaaccacttgatggaatttcagttcatctgcactagcatgaagcctcaaggagctgatgagcatattttgaagttgaaggccttcccattttcgttggTTGACAAGGCAAAGCAATGGCTTTATGAGTTGCCAAGTGGACGGATTACATCTTGGGCTGATATGATGAAGGCGTTTCTTGAGAAGTATTTCCCTACATCTCGCATCATCATgcttaggaagaagataagtggaatccaacaagggcaagatgagtcctacgcagattactatgaaaggttcaagtctctcaccactcaatgccctcaacatggcatgaaggatgagaccttgctcacttgtttttatgatggactcaccaacttggaaagagacatgctagatgcagcttctggtggatcGTTTGTTGACAAGGAACCTGCAGCTGGAATGATCCttattgagaatagggccttgaatcaacaacaatatggaagctctaggcccaaatccaccaccacacgtgaaagggtccatgaggtaagtactttagctcaactggaggataaaattaacaaacttactTCTCTTGTGTCCCAGGGATCACATGGACAAGTCATGGTGTGTGAAGTttgttctatgcaagggcatgcgTCTAAccaatgccctcaactcatggaGGAAGGAGGACAAGAAGGTGTCAACGCCATAGGTTTCCAACAAGGGTACCAACGTCCTAGgaatgatccatattcgaatacttacaatcctggatggagggatcaccctaattttcgttggaaggacaatgagaacgttcaaagtgcacctcaaggcttccaaccacgtcctcaaggcttttatcaaaagcctcaacatcctaaccctactcctttcaattcaaattttaattcaaatgcttcttcttcttcttctaatgatgaATTAATCCGAACTCTAACTAAgtctactcaagctttaattGCAGGTCAAACTCATCATGGGAATCAAATCAATGCTATATCTACGGATGtgaatgagatgaagaagcaaatgagtcaAGTTGTGGAGTTTATGGGTAAGTTTCATGAGCAAGGTAAGCTACCAAGTGGTACCATCCCAAATCCTCACTTTGAGCAAGCCAAAGTCGtcactacaaggagtggtaagACCCTTGTAGATCCTCCAACGCCTCCCAAAAAGATCTCAACGTCCAttttagaggaggaggatgaccctgcaacgtctaaggctcatgtgacacctcctactgcagaaccgaaacctaaaggacaagtttctaactctttcaattcggttattactaatccatcttcttctcctttgcctttcccaagcagatatgctaagtccaagaaggatgaagccgaaaaggccatcttggaaacttttaagaaagtgcaaatcaacattcctctccttgaggccattaagcaaattcctaagtatgccaaatttttgaaggaactttgcaccacaaggagacagaaccgtgagaaagaagtggtgaaggtaagtgagaatgtcttagctgtgcttcaacgcaaaatgcctgaaaagtgtaaggatccagggagtttttctatcccttgtgttattggaaccactagattcgaaaatgccatgctagacttaggtgcttctataaatgttatgccatATTCTATTTATGCAtctctaggtctaggtgaacttaaacatgataatgttattattcaattggcagatcgatctaatgcataccctaagggGTTAGTTGAGGATGTACTTGTGCAGGTGGGTGAGCTAATCTTCCCAGCTAAATTTTACGTCCTAGAGATGGAGGAACCCTCTCCCAAGTCAACGCCACTTTTGCTAGGTCGTCCATTCATGAGGACGGCTAGGACCaaaattgatgtgtattctggcaccttgtcaatggaatttgatggagaagttgttggcttcaacattttcgaagccatgaggtatccattAAGTGACTttcaatcatgtttttctattgatatacttGATGATCTTGCGCAGAAATTCATGGAAATAATGGAGGAGGATACCATGGTCTCAACCATTGCAAGTAGTGTTGGTTTCATGGAAGATGGTGCCACCATACCTAAGGAAGACCTCACGGATTCTTATGAATCCATCCACCTAGAAAACGTTGCTTCTCTTGAGGCAACgtcctttgtaggtaagtcaaatccttctttttcacttcccATCTCTACTAATAAACCTCTACCTTCAGTGATTCAGGCACCTACCCTAGAACTTAAGCCATTTCCagatcatttgaagtatgtttacTTGGGAGATAAAGAGACGTTACCTGTGATCATATCCTCATCATTGACGTCTACTCAAGAGGATAGACTTGTGGAGATGCTTAAGAAACACAAGACTGCGATTGGTTGGACCTTAGCGGATATCAGGGGAATTAGCCCTACTACTTGTGTGCATCGGATTTTGCTTGAGGAGGGAGCCAAGCCAACAAGGGAGGCTCAAAGACGTTTGAATCCACCCATGATGgaggttgtgaagaaggaggttatcaaactccttgattgtggcgtcatataccctaTCTCGGACTCTAagtgggtttcaccagttcaggttgtgccaaagaagtctgggataactgttgtgaagaatgcagagaatgagttagtgcctcagagaacggtgactggacatcgagtttgcatagactataggaagctcaacgccactactaggaaggatcacttccctttgccattcattgatcagatgcttgagaggtTAGCAGGTCACGAGttctattgcttcttggatggatattctggttacaatcaaatcgccattgctcatgaggatcaagagaaaacgaccttcacttgtccttttggaacgtttgcctacagAAGAATGCCATTCGGACTATGTAACGCcccaggtacgtttcaaaggtgcatggtaagtatcttctctgattttattgagaaaattattgaagtttttatggatgacttttctgtctttggtaaagatttcgaAAATTGCTTAAGTAATTTAGAATTGATACTTGAACGTTGtgaagaaactaaccttgttttaaattgggaaaaatgtcactttatggttaaacaaggaatagttttaGGGCATATTATCTCTAAACGTGGAATTGAAGTAGACAAAGCTAAAGTAGATCTAgttagatacttaccataccccacaagtgtgagggaggtccgttcttttcttggacatgcaggtttCTACAGGCGCTTTATCAAGGACTTTTCCAAGATTTCTAGGCCCCTATGTCGTCTACTTCAAAAGGAAGTGGCGTTTGAGTTCAAGGAGGATTGCAAGGATGCATTCAATGCTTTAAAGGAGCTTCTGACGTCTGCTCCTATCATGCTTCCTCCAGATTGGTCTCTTCCCTTTGAGATCATGTGTGACGCCTCAGATTATGCCATTGGGGCCGTGCTAggccaaaggaaggacaagaagccttatgccatctactatgcgTCAAGAACCCTCAATGATGCTCAACTCAATTATtctacaactgaaaaagaactcttagctgttgtttttgccttaGAAAAATTTCGATCTTATTTATTGGGTACTaaagttattatttattctgatcatgcagctttaaggtacctaatgtcaaagaaggaggcaaaacctAGGCTAATTCGTTGGATACTCTTGCTTCAAGAGTTTGATGTTGAGATCAAGGATAAGAAGGGCTCTGACAACGTTGTGGCAGACCACTTGAGTAGGCTAGTGAGTGAGGAGGACGCCATACCCTTAGTGGAGATgtttccggatgaacaactcttcggaatccaggtaagtgagccttggtatgcagatattgttaattatttggtgTCTAAAACGTTTCCTAGTCATATGCAAAGTGCTCAACGTGATAGACTTAAGTTTTTAGCtagacaatatgtttgggatgatccttacttgtggaaatattgtcctgataaattgataaggagatgtgtgcctaataATGAACAGAAAGCTATACTTGAGTTTAGTCATGCTAAGCAATGTGGTGGTCACTTTGGCTCTGATAGAACTGCTAGGAAGGTGTTGGAAtgtggtttttattggcctactttgtttaaagatgcatataatttttgtatgacatgtgatagatgccaaagaaccggtAATTTAGGCCctaaagatcaaatgcctttaaaaCCTGTGATAATTGTCgaaatctttgatgtttggggtattgattttatgggaccttttccttcatctaatgGTTTTCTCTATATCCTCTTAgctgttgattatgtttctaaatgggtggaagcgaaagccaccagaactaatgattctaaggttgttgcagagtttataaagtctaacatttttagtaggtttggcatgcctagagcaATCATTAGTGacggaggttctcacttttgcaacaagaCCATTGAGGCTTTGCTCAGGAAGTACAACGTCACTCATAAGGTTTCCACGCCTTATCATCCTCAAACGAGTGGACAAGCAGAAGTTTCAAATAGGGAGATAAAGCGGATACTTGAGAAAACCGTGGGACcttcaaggaaggattggagccaacGCTTGGAGGATGCATTGTGGGCGTATAGGACAGCCTTTAAGACGCCAATAGGGATGTCTCCATTTCGGTTGGTGTATGGAAAAGCGTGCCACTTACCTGTGGAATTGGAGCATAGAGCATGGTGGGCAGTTAGAACGTTCAACATGGACTTGGATGAAGCTggacttcataggaagttgcaactcaatgagcttgaggaaattcgaaatgatgcctatgatagtgctcggatttacaaggaaaagacaaaggcttttcatgataaaatgattcgtgGAAAGGCTTTTGTAgttggtcaaaaagttcttttatttcattctcgATTAAAGCTTTTCCCTGGTAAATTACGTTCTAGATGGTTTGGTCCTTTTATAGTTACTAACGTTTTTTctcatggtgctatacagataAGGAGCCCTGCAACTGGAAGtgagttcaaggtaaatggccatcgtcttaagccttattatgaggcatttgtggagcacaatgtggaggatgtacccctccaggaggcgccaccaactgaggactaaatgaaggtgcaagtctaggctgaaagactttaaacattaagcgctgcatgggaggcaacccatttcatccgtagctatggaggagccatcaacgcagatttgcattcttgaactcttcccttctcttttattttcgagaactttgtctttgttttaggtttctttgcgttaactcttatgccatgcttgtttgatgttttgtatgctttatacttgtttatacattgaggacaatgcatgatttaagtgtgggggaagggtataacgtaacgtttcactttgtttttaggagctagttgtgtggttataaaaagaaaacaaaataaaaaaatcggaaaaatcagaaaataaaaaaaatttttgcgttaacttttgttttaggttttgtgttatatgttttggtttttatacttatatgttttgtttgtttatttttagagtcaaaatgaattttgggtaaatatcttcttcatcgaaggcgcatccaatgggatgtgatgtctaaggtttagtttggatatgagaagtgctgacaaagggtctcgtcccctgtcaatcaagtgagctgagctccgccaaaatcgttcctctcttcacctggtcatgttccaaaaggagttaccgaaaggagaagggaaataaccctaagtccaaaacgtttttgcttgtttgttgCGTCAGTTTTATGttagtttttgtgttgttttgtgatcgagtcttaggatgcccttttaactgtctaggatgaacttatatctctgaaattaaggctaaaagaggatcacaagattgagataatgtttgatgatattctttggttaattatgatttatgaaaagcatatgaatgtgtagtagatatggtgcatgcgtagctttggtacagaatatgaacatgtggaagataagttgtgattcataataacccttgtgagaatttgagccatgtgccctttctttgttgagtgattaatgaaaaaaatgaattatactcttattttcttggcaatGATTTtgtgatctcattattctttcatcttgattgattacttgccatagattaagtttgatggactagagaatgctagaattcacttttgtgcttgttgaaacttttatcaatacatgtccctgattctggaaaggataaaggtacttacttaggatttTACCACCATTGCGAAATAaagcctgtgtccctaattgtgcccgtcgtgggactcccctagtttaaccattttgagcctacattgagcctttttctttcatcaccctcaaaactccttaacccttaaccttagtatagttatatccgtaccctttgttctaaagacttagtggagcatatttttgagactttgcttggagttttggcgtcaaggaagatttttgaagacatgaagaagttcaagtgtgggggtagacttgtccatatgaatttgtgtttgtaattgccgaaaaaagaaaaaaaagaaaaagaaatcgtaaaaaaaataataaaggaatatttcggcaattaaagaaaaaatgtgtgctattgtttatgtttatggattttagtcccctatacttggtgaatttggagtttgttttaaattgaaggcccattgttgaaaaatttggtctttgtccaattcacttgttcgaaagaaggttagaatgaagtatgggcccaacatgatggcacttggcccttttataaagCTCTGGAGGACATGACGTTTGCTATGCTTGGTGGATTCGAAATTTggtctctctacatctacaagtgctctactaggtttttaggatactttgtgatttccctatcccttcgtttctttaaaccttaagccttggccccattacaaccttaaattgtaagacctctttgatccttaagatgggacagcctttgatctgtggagatgagttatgactgttgaacttatggcttgggttcatctgtgcaagtagttgatatctttcatgagatcttttgaaaaaaaatgaatatatgtgctttcgtttcttatgtATGTGATCTACTTTGTAATctttcacatataattgagtgataagcttttaagcatgagccttgaatctgagagaagaaagaatgatATATCTGTGTGAGGCTTGAATCATGACTtatttgaaatatgttaaagaacccatcaccattgtttacccccaagtcttacatgcttatatgtagATTATATCttgtaattagctcttgaatatcttgatgatgtgatgcttggttaagtgctaatcttggtgacttggaagtaagagatttctgagataATATGTTAAAGGGCGTAGAAGTCATATGTATGTGTCTTTGGTTTGTGACGTTTTTATCTTGATTTTTGTTTAAGTGTTTTTACgtttttgagtctttgtgtccttgtgtttttcgttttctatacttagtttattttcgtagtttctttgttttgtgtcttagtcttttggtttgttatgttgattttgctaagggactagcaaaagctaagtgtgggggaatttgataggagcataaaatgcgacgttaataatgattaaaccctatattttgctaagttatttcctttatctcgatcaatttaacttagttagtatttttcaggtgaaaatggagtctcaaagtccaaaaatggctaaggaaggcacaagtggcacagaaatggaaagaaatgaagaaatggaagttctcccagtttgactaggaaaaggaatcccagttggagtaggaatcagaagctgacttggattcaaactcttaagtcgcggaaattagaagttctacttggacagggaaactcaattctactcagataaggaatcctagtgtgataaggagtccctgtt
It encodes:
- the LOC121049224 gene encoding uncharacterized protein LOC121049224: MSGSSEPPKYTKTPLHVIQARIEKLKKNSDLFDIQVTTPLQFRELQLDSEGNRVEGGSEASDTSVVPSPHQTPPQSPRALLVIQPPPPPMALTIRQLSTSVIPPGGVPTCITYPAAAEGGSHGQVMVCEVCSMQGHASNQCPQLMEEGGQEGVNAIGQTHHGNQINAISTDVNEMKKQMSQVVEFMGKFHEQDRSNAYPKGLVEDVLVQKFMEIMEEDTMVSTIASSVGFMEDGATIPKEDLTDSYESIHLENVASLEATSFVGKSNPSFSLPISTNKPLPSVIQAPTLELKPFPDHLKYVYLGDKETLPVIISSSLTSTQEDRLVEMLKKHKTAIGWTLADIRGISPTTCVHRILLEEGAKPTREAQRRLNPPMMEVVKKEVIKLLDCGVIYPISDSKWVSPVQVVPKKSGITVVKNAENELVPQRTVTGHRVCIDYRKLNATTRKDHFPLPFIDQMLERLAGHEFYCFLDGYSGYNQIAIAHEDQEKTTFTCPFGTFAYRRMPFGLCNAPGTFQRCMVSIFSDFIEKIIEVFMDDFSVFGKDFENCLSNLELILERCEETNLVLNWEKCHFMVKQGIVLGHIISKRGIEVDKAKVDLVRYLPYPTSVREVRSFLGHAGFYRRFIKDFSKISRPLCRLLQKEVAFEFKEDCKDAFNALKELLTSAPIMLPPDWSLPFEIMCDASDYAIGAVLGQRKDKKPYAIYYASRTLNDAQLNYSTTEKELLAVVFALEKFRSYLLGTKVIIYSDHAALRYLMSKKEAKPRLIRWILLLQEFDVEIKDKKGSDNVVADHLSRLVSEEDAIPLVEMFPDEQLFGIQVWHA